Part of the Scrofimicrobium sp. R131 genome is shown below.
ATGTCCTGCAGCAGGGCCGGCGGGCAGCGGCGGTCCTGGTAGAACGGAATCAGTCGCAGTTCAACCAGACGGACCGGGTCGGAGCGCCGATCCACCACCCAGCCCTCGCTGACGCCAATTTCTCCCGGTCCCGGCTCCCCGCAGCGCAAAGCCAGCGCCCCGGCCGGGACCAGCTCCGCCACCACCGGGTCGTCCGCAAAGTAGCAGGACACGCCAGCCCGGTGGTAAACGCGGGCCTTGGCCTCCCGATACGCCTGCTCAGATCCGTGCCAGTCCAGGTGGTCGGACTCCACGTTCAGGCAGATGGCCGCTTCGGGCGCCATCGACTCGGTGGTTTCCAGTTGGAAGGAGGAAATCTCCAGGGCAAAGACCGTGGCTTCCGAATCCACCTGAGAGGTGATCGGCAACCCAACGTTGCCCACTTCGGCCACCGCCTCCCCGTTGGCGGCCAGCATCGCTGTCAACAGCCCAACCGTGGTGGTCTTGCCGTTGGTGCCGGTGATGGCCAGCCAGGGTCGACCCGCCCGAGGCGAGTCCTCCTGGAGGCGCCAGGCCAGCTCCACCTCCGACCAAACCGGCAGACCGGCGGCTCGGACCGTCCGCAACAACGGGGTATGGGGGGCAATTCCAGGCGAGGTGACCACCGCCTCGGGCGCCCACTCAACCACGGCCCGGCCCAGGAGGTGACCGTCAGCCACCACCACGTCGGCTTCCGGGGACTGCTGGTCAAAGACCGCCGTCTGGATCCCCCGCGCTCTCAGGGCCGCCGCTGCCGCCAGCCCGGAGACTCCGGCCCCCAGGACCGCAATTTTGCCGGGCAGCACTAGATGGTCGCCGCCCACTCGCCGTAGAAGAGCCCTACCCCAACCAGGGCGAACAGGCCGGCGATGATCCAGAAGCGGATCACAATCGTCACTTCCTGCCAGCCCTTGAGCTCGAAGTGGTGGTGCAGGGGGGCCATTCGGAACACCCGCTTGCCGGTGCGTTTGAAGACCAGAATCTGAATCACGTCGGACATGGTGATGATGAAGAACAGGCCGCCGATGACAATGGCCAGCACCTCGGTGCCGGTGAAAATCGACATTCCGGCGAAGGCACCGCCGAGGGCCAGGGCGCCGGTGTCTCCCATGAAGATTTGGGCGGGCGAGGCATTCCACCAGAGGAAGCCGATCAGGGCACCCACCACGGCGGCGCCGAAGATGGCCAGGCCGAGGGGGTCGCGAGTTTCGTAACAACCCACCGTGTTGGTGACCGCGCGGGAGCAGGACTGGCTGAACTGCCAGAGGGCGATCAGGGTGTAGCCACCAAACGCCGCGATCGAGGCACCGGTGGCCAACCCGTCAAGCCCGTCGGTCAGGTTGACCGCGTTGGACCAGGCGGAGACCAGCAGGTTCGCCCACAGGATGAAGAGGAACACGCCCAGCCCAAACCCGGCAAATGCCAGGTTCAGGTTGGAGGGCCGGATGAAGGAAATGGTCATCGACGCGGGGGTCACCCCGGCCGAGTTGGGTTGCCAGACCGCCAGCACCGCGAAGGCAGAGCCAATCAGGATCTGGCCGATGATCTTTGCCAGCGGGTTCAGCCCGAGGGAACGGTGCCGAGAGATCTTGATGTAGTCGTCGAGGAAACCAATCACCCCGAGTCCGAACAGGAGTCCGGCCAGCAGCAGGGAGGAATAGTCGGGCCAGGATCCAACCGACAGGTATCCGACCAGCCAGCCCACCAGAATCGCGAAGATGAAGACGACGCCGCCCATAGTCGGGGTCCCCCGCTTGGTGAAGTGTCCGGTTGGCCCATCCTGACGAATGAACTGGCCGTATTCGCGTCGCACCAGAAACTTGATGAAAACGGGGGTGAGCAGCAGGCTCAGCAGCATTGCCACCCCGAAGGAAATAATGACCCCGATCACGGTTGCGCCTCCATCGTGTCTGCAGCGAGCAGGTCGTCGGCGACTCGCCAGACTCCCGACCCGTAGGATCCTTTGAGGAACACCGTATCCCCCGAAGCTATCGTAGTCGCCAGCACGTCCAACGCCTCATTGGCATCGCTCACCCAGTGTTTGACGGCGGCCGGGGAGCTCTCAAGCAGGTCCCGGCTTCCCTCCCCCACCCCGATCAGGACGTCGACGTCGGCCCGGGACCCCACCTGGCGGTGCAGGGCGGCCGATTCCGGCCCCAGCTCCAGCATCTCCCCGAGGACGGCCACGAGCCGGTGGGAACCGGCGATCAGCCGGGCGGTGATCAGACCCGAAGTCATGGAATCGGGATTGGCATTGTAGGCGTCGTCAATCACTGTAAGCAGGTCCTGTCCCCGCCACTGTCGGTCCAGGCGCACATCCATCCGGTGCGCCGAGAGCGCGCCCGCCCCGCTCAGCTCGCGGGCAATAGTGGGCAGGTCCAGTCCCACGGCCAGCGCCGCCCCGGCCGCGGCCAGCGCGTTTGAAACCTGATGGATCCCCACCAACTGGAGAGACACGGGTTGACGCTGATCCGAAGTGCAGAGCTGGAAACTGGGGTGGCCCAACTCGTCGAGCGCAACCGCTTCGGCCCACAGGTCGGCAGACTGGCCCAGCCGGGAAAAGCGCAACACCCGCCCGGGAGCCGCCCCGGCCATGGCCGCCACCCGCGGGTCGTCCGCGTTCAGGACGGCTATCCCATCTTCAACCAGGCCCTCTACCAGCTCCTCTTTGGAGGCAGCCAACTGCTCAACCGAGCCGAAGCCTCCCAGGTGGGCCTGGCCCACCATCAGTTCGACCGCCACGTCCAGCGGAGCCAGGGAAGTCAGATAGGTCAGGTGTCCACGGCCCGAAGCGCCCATCTCCAGGACCAGATAGCGGGTCTCCTCGTCGGCTCGCAGCACCGTCAGCGGGCAGCCGACCTCGTTATTGAAGGATGCGACCGGGTAGACCGTGGGTGCCTGGGAGCTGAGCAGTTGGCCCAGCAGGTCCTTGGTGGTGGTCTTGCCGGCCGAGCCGGTGATCCCAACCACGCTGATCGGGCCCGCAGCGCGGAGCTCAGCCAGGTAGCTGCGGGCGAGTTGGCCCAGCGCTTGCGTGGAATCGGTGACCAGCACCTGGGCCACGTCCAGGTCCAGCAGGCGCTCCACCACCAGGCAGACAGCCCCGGCGGCGATGGCGGCGGGAGCATAATCGTGCCCGTCGGCCTGGTCGCCGCGCCTGGCAACGTAAACGGAACCGGGAGTACAGGCGCGAGAGTCGGTTTCCACGGAGGCGGTGACCGGCCGGTCCGGGCCGTGTAACTGCCCGCCCACAGCCTGGGCAACCCAGGCGCTACTGCGCTTCATAACACTCCTTGTCCGACAGCTCGTGTCCTCACCGTAGCAAGTGAACCCACCTCATCCTAAGGTGCGGTGGGATACAGCTCCACCGGCCCGGTCGAACCTGGAATCCCCAGCGAGGTGACCGCGGCTGAGGCCACCTGGTGGAAAAGGGGTGCTGCCGAGTCGCTAGACAGGTACCCGGAACGTGGGTTGTTCAACACCACGGCGATCGCCAACTGCGGCTTGTCG
Proteins encoded:
- the murD gene encoding UDP-N-acetylmuramoyl-L-alanine--D-glutamate ligase, translated to MLPGKIAVLGAGVSGLAAAAALRARGIQTAVFDQQSPEADVVVADGHLLGRAVVEWAPEAVVTSPGIAPHTPLLRTVRAAGLPVWSEVELAWRLQEDSPRAGRPWLAITGTNGKTTTVGLLTAMLAANGEAVAEVGNVGLPITSQVDSEATVFALEISSFQLETTESMAPEAAICLNVESDHLDWHGSEQAYREAKARVYHRAGVSCYFADDPVVAELVPAGALALRCGEPGPGEIGVSEGWVVDRRSDPVRLVELRLIPFYQDRRCPPALLQDIVAAVALARVHGVEPEAIAAGLAAFEPAAHRGAVVAVQDGVTYIDDSKATNAHAAAAALAGLAPLSAVWIAGGDAKGQDFTHLVRQVADRVRVAILIGVDREPFRRAFAQVSPKTPIVEVMGEGTPAQWMAQVVDHARQWAEPGDTVVLAPGCASWDQFNSYGERGDCFAAAVRAER
- the mraY gene encoding phospho-N-acetylmuramoyl-pentapeptide-transferase gives rise to the protein MIGVIISFGVAMLLSLLLTPVFIKFLVRREYGQFIRQDGPTGHFTKRGTPTMGGVVFIFAILVGWLVGYLSVGSWPDYSSLLLAGLLFGLGVIGFLDDYIKISRHRSLGLNPLAKIIGQILIGSAFAVLAVWQPNSAGVTPASMTISFIRPSNLNLAFAGFGLGVFLFILWANLLVSAWSNAVNLTDGLDGLATGASIAAFGGYTLIALWQFSQSCSRAVTNTVGCYETRDPLGLAIFGAAVVGALIGFLWWNASPAQIFMGDTGALALGGAFAGMSIFTGTEVLAIVIGGLFFIITMSDVIQILVFKRTGKRVFRMAPLHHHFELKGWQEVTIVIRFWIIAGLFALVGVGLFYGEWAATI
- a CDS encoding UDP-N-acetylmuramoyl-tripeptide--D-alanyl-D-alanine ligase, whose amino-acid sequence is MKRSSAWVAQAVGGQLHGPDRPVTASVETDSRACTPGSVYVARRGDQADGHDYAPAAIAAGAVCLVVERLLDLDVAQVLVTDSTQALGQLARSYLAELRAAGPISVVGITGSAGKTTTKDLLGQLLSSQAPTVYPVASFNNEVGCPLTVLRADEETRYLVLEMGASGRGHLTYLTSLAPLDVAVELMVGQAHLGGFGSVEQLAASKEELVEGLVEDGIAVLNADDPRVAAMAGAAPGRVLRFSRLGQSADLWAEAVALDELGHPSFQLCTSDQRQPVSLQLVGIHQVSNALAAAGAALAVGLDLPTIARELSGAGALSAHRMDVRLDRQWRGQDLLTVIDDAYNANPDSMTSGLITARLIAGSHRLVAVLGEMLELGPESAALHRQVGSRADVDVLIGVGEGSRDLLESSPAAVKHWVSDANEALDVLATTIASGDTVFLKGSYGSGVWRVADDLLAADTMEAQP